GcagaaaataacataataacAAGGTCGGCGTGTCGATGAGAAAAATTCGTCAAACATAGGACAGATTCCAACTTTGCTCAAAACACAATTTTGCATTACCATAAGATGCAtgaattcctaaaaaaaaacccaattccAACTTCTAAAACCCACTCTCATGGATTCAATTCAGTGCAAGCTATATGGGAAGTATGGACTTGAGCAATAAATCATGGATTCAAGTATAGGAAAGCATGTATTACCACAAAAAGTCTTCAACTCAAGCTATCCCTAATTTCccctttcttccttcttcttctccaccgCTTCTCTCTCTAACGCTGAGTATGATTCCTCTTCCTTTgggtttccttttttttttttttttgagatacacacacacctcatacacacggcacacatgcaccacacttgaaaaaaaaaatgcactttggCCCTTTAAGTTACTAAAGTATAACATTAAAGCACCTCATATATAAAGGAACAAGGACAGTGTTCAAGTTAGGGTAAACTTGATTTCTTCACTTCCACCAATCCATTTCAGATGTAACCTACAACACTATATTCTCACACCAACCATGGCCCTTATCGCCGCTACCTACTTACTACTTAGACATGTGACTACTTATCGATTATTAGCAGGGATGTTCATTGCATTCCTTAGAACATATCTTCtgtaccttcttttttttttgtgacaacCCCGAATGTCTCTTCCATACTTGGATTATACCCATTTCAATGATTATTAAATTTCATACTCACCGAAAATGAAGAACCTCGTTGTTCGTATAGAGTTTTACCTTACAATTTATAAGCTGTTGCAAATTCTGGAATGCTCATGATCGGCAATGTTTTAAGCCTTTATATTTGTTAAGTTATCAGTAGTCCCAAAAgtttaagctgttaggaaatgggcctagtaatgtatatcaagctatctaacaccctTCCTCACGTGCAACCTCATCTAGCAcgtggagatgcaaattttcatagattGAGTGACACATAATACGAGGGGAGAAACAGAATGCTAAAGGGAAAGAAATGCAAacagagagacttgaacccaagccCTCTCCCCATTaaaactctgataccatgttaagtagccaattgtcccaaaagcttaagatGTTAGGGAATGGGCCCAACAATTTATATAAACTATCGAACAGTATTATGCGAGTATGCGTTGGGGCTCAGTATTCAGTTCAAATTTTGTGACATCAACTTGCTGCATCTATCTTAGTGGTCATTCTTTTATGCTTATGGTGGTTTGTTGTCTCAGATGACTTGTATCCGTCTACTTGAGCTCCTCCCTGTTGTTTTCGAAAAGCTTGTTCCATCATTTCTGAAAGCATCTGGGAAGATATTGGACAATTCTACTGACTGTACATGGCTTAATCATTTGACAAATTGGGGAAGGTCATCTCTTGCAGTGATAGTTAGATATTGGAAACAGACTCTGATGTCTGTGCTAGGTCTTCTTAAGCAGTCATACAGTGATGTTTCTATTCGGGCTAATATCGGGGCCATTGAGAAACTTATAGCATGTGGTAAGTATTCCAGATTTAAGTTTTTCCTctaatttcattttcttgtcaGGATCATCACTAATTGCCGTTTGTGTATGGGTATGTTATGCTCCGCAATCCAGAAACTGTGGCAATGGATGAATTGATAAACCATGTAGCACACCTATCTGTTGCATTATCCGAAGGAAGTTCTTACATAGCTAAAGATACTAATTTGAAGTCGGATTCTTTAGTTTTTGAAGACTTACCATTCAGTAGAAAGTTTTTGTCTCAAGATGCAAAACCCACCTCCTTGGAGAATGCAGATGTGCAGATTCTAGACTCAGTATCTTCATTGAACAACCTAAATATAGATACAATCATTGTTCTTTCGGATGATGAAACGCAGATGGAAGTTCCAGCCAATAAAGCCATCGTTTCGCATGAGAGGGCAAGTCAGTGTGTGTTGGATGGAAAGACCGAGGCTTCTGAAGGAGTTTCTCAAGATGCTCGTGCAACAGTGAATGTTTCCACCAATGACACGAAGTTAATCGCGGATTTTCAGCGAGCTGATGGTCCTAATTGTGCTGCTTTAGTTTCTCAGAAACTGAACTCAGATATGTTGAGAGGCAAACGAGACCCTGGATATCTTACCAAATCAAAAGCTTTAGATAGTAATAGCCAAGATAGGACATCCAAATTGTCTGCACATGGTTCTTCTCCATTCCAAGGTAAATCTGATTTGAAGAATTCTTCCGGTGCAACACTAGGTGCCAAAAGCATGGATCAAGTATGCATCAATAAAGATTTGGAAACGAGGGATACTGTCATAAAACAATTGGTATGTGATGCTGAAGATGATCCATGGGAATCATCAGTAAAAAATTCAAGGGGTCAGCAGTCATGTGCAATAAAGCCAAGCACTTCTGGTCCTAAACGGCAAGTCATTCAGCTTAATATGGGTATGGAAAACAGATCTGGCAACTTGCATAGACTGGAAGGTGGAGTTAAAAGGTTCAAACCTCCAGCTCTTGATGACTGGTATAGACCCATCCTAGAGATAGATTACTTTGCAACTGTAGGATTAGCACCTGCAAGCGAAGAGGAGAATGAATCTCTTAGGAAATTAAAAGAAGTCCCAGTATCTTTTCAATCACCCGATGAATATGTGGACATTCTACGTCCATTGGTATTGGAAGAGTTTAAAGCTCAGTTGCATAGTTGCTTTTTGGAGATGAGTTCCTCAGAAGAGATGTGCTGTGGCACTCTATCTGTGTTATCAGTTGAGAGAATTGATGATTTTCATCTTGTTCGTTGTATCCATGATGATAGTGATTCTGCAGGATCTAGAAGTTTCTCAGAACATGACCTGATTTTGCTTACTAGACAGTTGCTGAAAGTTTCTTCGCATGATGTTCACATGGTTGGGAAGGTAtggtatttttttgttgttcctCTATCAACTCATCAATTTGGTGATCTGTTCtcttatgtaaaaaaaataatttacccCGCACAGTCAAGGGTGCTGGGTGATCTGCTCTCAGAAATTGATAACATAGACTTCAACTGCAGACATGCATCATGCGTTCTATCATATATAATGGAGTTTGATACCTTGTACACTGTGGTTGTGCATTTGGTAATTTCCTTTTTGCCCTCCGCAAGCTTTTACATGTTTGCAAGTTTGCAACAATTAATTCTATTTCAACATAATCTGCAGCTGctgttcgaaaaaaaaaaaaaattcattatctGCAGCTTCATATAACATGATTGTAGTGATTCTGATGAAACTTGACTTTGTCTGATGCATTAATgttaggaagttatttggaTGGTTAGGGTGATTGATCTACTTCATGTTATCAGTTGTGATTGACTACATAGATTTGGATAGTTCTTTGAGTATTGGCAATCTGTACTGCATACCCTTTTTTCAAGTCTGTTCTGCTAAAAAGATCTCTATATCGTAGGTAGAGAGGCATCAGAAAGACTACAAAAGAAGATCAAGCATCCTAGTTATCAGATTCTATCTTCAAAATGGATCTTCAAGACTGAATCGAGCTAGGAAGCTCCTTATTGATAGAAGTAAATGGCATGTTGCTCGCATTATGAGCATTACATCTCAACTTCGAGAGTTCCAGGCACTTTCCTCGATAAATGGTATCCCTCTGCTTCCTATTATTTTGAATCCCATCAATCATTCTTTTGGTCATCATGAGTCCAGAAAAGGAGACCTGAGTAGGCTGCCCCAGCCCTTGCAGCGTGTCCTTAAATCATCATATAATGACTGCCAACTTCAAGCTATTGGTGCTGCTATTGAACCCCTGGATTCAAAGAAAGAATATGATTTGTCTCTTATACAGGGCCCTCCAGGtactttgcattttttgtttgatccaaTATTGGTAGATCTCAACTTGTGGTACAGTGGCACCCATGACATGGATGTTTTCTGTGCTGCATTGGCTATTAGGTACAGGGAAGACCAGGACTATTTTGGCTATCGTCAGTGCTTTGCTTGCTTATTATTTACAGCGAAGGAATGACATGAAGATACCACCAAATGGAAGTTTAAAACCAATCCATAATCctttctcaaatttgaaatcTCGGATTAGTCAATCTGCTGCTATTGCAAGGGCTTGGCAGGATGCAGCCTTGGCCCGACAATTGGATGAAGATGTAGAAAAGAGTTCCAAATCCGTAGGAAGTTGCACAAGAGGAAGAGTGCTTATATGTGCACAATCCAATGCTGCAGTTGATGAATTGGTATCAAGAATATCCAGTGATGGGCTTTATGGAAGTGATGGAGCAAAATACAAGCCCTTTCTTGTGAGGGTTGGTAATGCAAAGACAGTTCACCCTAATTCGCTACCTTTCTTTATTGACACACTTGTTGATCATAAGTTGGCAGAGGAGAGAATAAATGCAGGTGATGCAAAGAGTGAAACAGTTTTGAACTCTTCAATGGCTCTCCGTGCTAATCTAGAGAAGTTAGTAGACCGTATAAGGTTCTATGAAACCAAGCGGGCTAACTTAAGGGAtggaaattcaaattcaaaaattatgttgaaAGGAGAGGCTTCAAAGGGGAATGATGGAAAAGAAATGTCTGATGCCGAAATAGAtggaaaattaagaaaattatatGCTGAAAAGAAAGCAATTTATAGAGATCTTTCTAGTGCTCaggcaaaggaaaagaaagcgAATGATGAAATCAAAGCTCTTAAACATAAGTTCCGGAGGTCTATATTAAGGGAAGCTGAAATTGTTGTTACTACATTGAGTGGATGTGGTGGAGATCTGTATGGAGTGTGCTCTGAATCTCTTTCAAGTCATAAATTTAGCAACCCCTCTGAGCATGCTTTGTTTGATGCTGTAGTCATAGATGAAGCAGCTCAAGTATTCCCTTGTCTTTGTTCATTATTGATCCTTTAGTTTCATTCCAtcattatttttcatcttgagtaattttatttttctgggtGTAGGCTTTGGAACCAGCTACTTTGATTCCTCTTCAGCTCTTAAAATCGAAGGGGGCCACATGTATAATGGTAGGGGCCATTTAATTCGGTAATTGGATATACCATGCTGGAATTTGTATCATGATCAAACAGTGAACTCTTTGTTTGAAGGTTGGTGATCCGAAGCAGCTCCCTGCTACAGTTCTTTCTAATGTTGCTAGCAAATATCTTTATCAGTGCAGCATGTTTGAACGACTACAAAGGGCTGGTCATCCTGTCATTATGCTAACTGAGCAGGTAAACTGAGTTGCTCCCATCTTGCAGTTTAAGGTACTTTGTATACTGAATGTTTTATTTGATGACTGAATTTATGGCATGGGAAATATCAGCTATGTACTCCTAGCAATTGCTTCTGTTATGGAAGTAGTCTCTCCTAAAGGATTGGAGGATTAGAGATCTACGTATATCTGTTGGAACTGTTCAAACGTTTGGTGAATTGGCTTCCAATGACCTTTGTTATTATCTTGttcaagcatccaactcaaaaccaattggcaataggtggagaggccacccagtctcatatactagtttttgaggtgataattaactgatgtgggacaaattccaacGGTTCTCTGTTTCGATAAAGGCTTTTTCTACATATTAACTTCCTAACAGTCTGTTTCTTGACATATTTTTCGTTTATCATTGCTGCAGTATAGGATGCATCCAGAGATATGTCGGTTTCCCTCGTTGCATTTTTATGACAGGAAGTTGGTAAATGGAGATCAGATGTCTGACAAATCAGCATCTTTTCATGCAACTGAGGGCCTTGGACCCTATCTATTCTTTGACGTCGTCGATGGGCATGAGCTTCATGGCAAGAATTCTGGTGGACTCTCCCTCTACAATGAGAGTGAGGCTGATGCCGCAGTTGAAATACTTAGTTTTTTCAAGAAGAGGTATATCTTCCATTTCCCTCTTGTCTGCTGTTtctgtgaaaaaaaaagttgcttcTAATTTTGCATTTGGATTTCCCTGCTCAGGTACCCATcagaatttcgtggaggaagaATTGGTATCATAACTCCTTATAAGTCTCAACTCTCACTGTTGCGTTCTCGGTTTTCTAGTGCATTTGGACCTTCGGTTACAGCTGAAATGGAATTCAACACAGTGGATGGTTTCCAAGGCCGGGAAGTTGATATACTGGTACTTTCAACAGTGAGGGCAGCAGAAGCATGCTCTGCAGCAACCAAGATAAACTCTAGTAATATTGGATTTGTTGCAGATGTTAGGCGGATGAATGTTTCTTTGACGAGGGCTAGGCTTTCGCTCTGGGTTTTGGGTAATGCAAGAACATTGCAGACGAACTACAACTGGGCTGCTCTTGTTAGGAATGCGAAGGAAAGGAATTTGGTTGTGTCAGTTAAAAAACCATACGAGTTCCTGTTCAAGTCAGCTTTCAAGAAACTTCCTGCTTTAGAAAATTCCAGTAACTGTTcaaaacagttgaagcatgatggAAAGATAAAAGAACCTGGCAGCCACGCTGGATCAAACCAGAAAGCTGGGGATGAGACcgatgaaaggaaaaaaaggcaCATTGGTTCTGGAGCTCGTAGTGACCTCAGAAGAGCTGGAGCTGAAGATAATCTTTCATTGAGCAAGGGAAGtattaaaaccaaaaaaagagccAGAGATGAGCACGATGTTGCAGTTAAGAAGGATCCCCTACCTGTAGCTGTTGCAAGTAGTGAGGGAAGTGGCTCCAAGAGTATGCAGTCTGCAATCCCTGGGAAAGGTGGAACTGCTGAGCAAAGTAGAGGAAGGGGGAAAGGTACACAGAGTCCTAATTTAACTGAGGGAAAAGGCAAGTTTGAGAATCAAACTAGTAACATAGACCAATCTGATGATGGAAAGAGTGTAGAAATTGAACTGTTGAAACCGATAGTGTCCAAGGGACTTGCAAAATCTGATAAGCACAGTAGAAAGCAGAGGAAAATGGAAGCATTAATACCGTCCTCTGTAAGGACCGTACAAGGGAGAGATGGGAATGATGGAGGCAGAGCTTCAAATCAAGCTAACACACCTAAAGATGCTATCGCAAAAAGGAAACAACAGCGCGATGACGTGGATGCTCTTCTTTCTTCAGCTCTCATTTCTTCAAAAAAGACGGAGACTTCATTGAGATCTCTGCCTGTTAAAAGGCCTGGTTCTCCAAAATCACGTGCAGGTGGTGGGATAAAACCACCCAAGCCAAGAAAAGGTACTATCCTTTGTTCCATATCTATATGTTTGAACGACTTTCTTCTttagccacacacacacaatgttCATGCACGGTgtgcctttaaaaaaaaaaaaaaaaaactggcagTAGCTTTGTAGATTTGCAACCTGGAGggatttgattaataatatgTTCAAGTAAAAGTTTTTGAGCatcttgacctttttttttttcttttttttttttttacctagaAGCAAGTATTGTGAGTATGTAGTTAGATTGTGAGTCAATAGTTGGTACTCATTACTGTACTTTCTTAGTTTGTATCCATACATCTGTTAACCAACGGTCCTACATAATGGTCTGCCCCATGCACTAATCGTGTCTGAACCCCTAGTTATATTCTCTGAGGGTGCTCTAATACCCGTGGGGATAACATATCGTAACGCAGCAGAGTGGAGAAAAAGGATTATATAACCATTCCCAATCGACTGGAcacaaggctttgtttggtcTTTTTTCGGGTTTCCTAGCCTTCTACCTCATAATTGATCTTGATATTGCAACCT
This DNA window, taken from Rhododendron vialii isolate Sample 1 chromosome 8a, ASM3025357v1, encodes the following:
- the LOC131336079 gene encoding uncharacterized protein LOC131336079 isoform X2, producing the protein MFPMLLDDQSLVTEFQVFIEAIDNSHELSLAGHQQYPGVYALFFLKSRRARFIGLRLAGNMGKLRRPTDLEPLQPLLKKCIGLLETEVLPLAVETSRPRVQLERTTVWLGIKALLGFLEPPAFEEGILERYPIFLSIVLNHISDDSGEFSYAVNCLRLLFEMLGCKLWLRATLSPSVMRNTLLGQCFHTRNEKSHKEIFDLFQPFLQSLEALQDGEHEKQRRHFIYFLLHQVPFSSNFSILMRKKACQIALLIIHRGYKMIPPCPPFECAHMWGPSLVSSLKDSSLHSSLRQPAFDLIQTIIVSDAAILASSILNCHTPPSISKSMSSEFNDEDEDEGFLFTHDVEEKDDSCWNAFSVQSRITSQEFGEWMCIPMLWIDVLLEIDPLVLPVSFSKAVLWALSRLSMVEPENSTEIALPARDWLSTHASEISHLYGWYVPSGSDDGGDGKDSKNSIKVSKMCVPLIKTFKRLTAHFAVKMEQGELRKQWTWEPKMSESLILLLVDPNDNARQVGRSILEQVSNTRGLACGLQFLCSCSSSLSAVLFGLKHASKLVQLDSVLLKFQTLHHFFFVLCKLLREGVMSSPTLPGSSSNELNISKVSSQGGFLRQPLFDSLRKNVDVHLVSVDLSAWEEFNHLLAGITWPFIQKCLEEGKTYMDYKISQMTCIRLLELLPVVFEKLVPSFLKASGKILDNSTDCTWLNHLTNWGRSSLAVIVRYWKQTLMSVLGLLKQSYSDVSIRANIGAIEKLIACETVAMDELINHVAHLSVALSEGSSYIAKDTNLKSDSLVFEDLPFSRKFLSQDAKPTSLENADVQILDSVSSLNNLNIDTIIVLSDDETQMEVPANKAIVSHERASQCVLDGKTEASEGVSQDARATVNVSTNDTKLIADFQRADGPNCAALVSQKLNSDMLRGKRDPGYLTKSKALDSNSQDRTSKLSAHGSSPFQGKSDLKNSSGATLGAKSMDQVCINKDLETRDTVIKQLVCDAEDDPWESSVKNSRGQQSCAIKPSTSGPKRQVIQLNMGMENRSGNLHRLEGGVKRFKPPALDDWYRPILEIDYFATVGLAPASEEENESLRKLKEVPVSFQSPDEYVDILRPLVLEEFKAQLHSCFLEMSSSEEMCCGTLSVLSVERIDDFHLVRCIHDDSDSAGSRSFSEHDLILLTRQLLKVSSHDVHMVGKVERHQKDYKRRSSILVIRFYLQNGSSRLNRARKLLIDRSKWHVARIMSITSQLREFQALSSINGIPLLPIILNPINHSFGHHESRKGDLSRLPQPLQRVLKSSYNDCQLQAIGAAIEPLDSKKEYDLSLIQGPPGTGKTRTILAIVSALLAYYLQRRNDMKIPPNGSLKPIHNPFSNLKSRISQSAAIARAWQDAALARQLDEDVEKSSKSVGSCTRGRVLICAQSNAAVDELVSRISSDGLYGSDGAKYKPFLVRVGNAKTVHPNSLPFFIDTLVDHKLAEERINAGDAKSETVLNSSMALRANLEKLVDRIRFYETKRANLRDGNSNSKIMLKGEASKGNDGKEMSDAEIDGKLRKLYAEKKAIYRDLSSAQAKEKKANDEIKALKHKFRRSILREAEIVVTTLSGCGGDLYGVCSESLSSHKFSNPSEHALFDAVVIDEAAQALEPATLIPLQLLKSKGATCIMVGDPKQLPATVLSNVASKYLYQCSMFERLQRAGHPVIMLTEQYRMHPEICRFPSLHFYDRKLVNGDQMSDKSASFHATEGLGPYLFFDVVDGHELHGKNSGGLSLYNESEADAAVEILSFFKKRYPSEFRGGRIGIITPYKSQLSLLRSRFSSAFGPSVTAEMEFNTVDGFQGREVDILVLSTVRAAEACSAATKINSSNIGFVADVRRMNVSLTRARLSLWVLGNARTLQTNYNWAALVRNAKERNLVVSVKKPYEFLFKSAFKKLPALENSSNCSKQLKHDGKIKEPGSHAGSNQKAGDETDERKKRHIGSGARSDLRRAGAEDNLSLSKGSIKTKKRARDEHDVAVKKDPLPVAVASSEGSGSKSMQSAIPGKGGTAEQSRGRGKGTQSPNLTEGKGKFENQTSNIDQSDDGKSVEIELLKPIVSKGLAKSDKHSRKQRKMEALIPSSVRTVQGRDGNDGGRASNQANTPKDAIAKRKQQRDDVDALLSSALISSKKTETSLRSLPVKRPGSPKSRAGGGIKPPKPRKVSSSSSAMEGQSQQHHRKRDKSLSSQEFG
- the LOC131336079 gene encoding uncharacterized protein LOC131336079 isoform X1 — its product is MAKKGVTRRELLDRWRGIEEYDDDDHHHHHSQSFPASESSSRHRLRLLKEEWFADAFSYLVSLPKQNHIWCGSWDLMGPLLETFYNYFKDERHDSPLKILWKRISEETRRCTQCICQHHQAQEMYHSEYEWSSIGPLLDVLRSLDEERVTQHLKEINSRITRGVYDPVNDSSEVVSVMFEVLMFPMLLDDQSLVTEFQVFIEAIDNSHELSLAGHQQYPGVYALFFLKSRRARFIGLRLAGNMGKLRRPTDLEPLQPLLKKCIGLLETEVLPLAVETSRPRVQLERTTVWLGIKALLGFLEPPAFEEGILERYPIFLSIVLNHISDDSGEFSYAVNCLRLLFEMLGCKLWLRATLSPSVMRNTLLGQCFHTRNEKSHKEIFDLFQPFLQSLEALQDGEHEKQRRHFIYFLLHQVPFSSNFSILMRKKACQIALLIIHRGYKMIPPCPPFECAHMWGPSLVSSLKDSSLHSSLRQPAFDLIQTIIVSDAAILASSILNCHTPPSISKSMSSEFNDEDEDEGFLFTHDVEEKDDSCWNAFSVQSRITSQEFGEWMCIPMLWIDVLLEIDPLVLPVSFSKAVLWALSRLSMVEPENSTEIALPARDWLSTHASEISHLYGWYVPSGSDDGGDGKDSKNSIKVSKMCVPLIKTFKRLTAHFAVKMEQGELRKQWTWEPKMSESLILLLVDPNDNARQVGRSILEQVSNTRGLACGLQFLCSCSSSLSAVLFGLKHASKLVQLDSVLLKFQTLHHFFFVLCKLLREGVMSSPTLPGSSSNELNISKVSSQGGFLRQPLFDSLRKNVDVHLVSVDLSAWEEFNHLLAGITWPFIQKCLEEGKTYMDYKISQMTCIRLLELLPVVFEKLVPSFLKASGKILDNSTDCTWLNHLTNWGRSSLAVIVRYWKQTLMSVLGLLKQSYSDVSIRANIGAIEKLIACETVAMDELINHVAHLSVALSEGSSYIAKDTNLKSDSLVFEDLPFSRKFLSQDAKPTSLENADVQILDSVSSLNNLNIDTIIVLSDDETQMEVPANKAIVSHERASQCVLDGKTEASEGVSQDARATVNVSTNDTKLIADFQRADGPNCAALVSQKLNSDMLRGKRDPGYLTKSKALDSNSQDRTSKLSAHGSSPFQGKSDLKNSSGATLGAKSMDQVCINKDLETRDTVIKQLVCDAEDDPWESSVKNSRGQQSCAIKPSTSGPKRQVIQLNMGMENRSGNLHRLEGGVKRFKPPALDDWYRPILEIDYFATVGLAPASEEENESLRKLKEVPVSFQSPDEYVDILRPLVLEEFKAQLHSCFLEMSSSEEMCCGTLSVLSVERIDDFHLVRCIHDDSDSAGSRSFSEHDLILLTRQLLKVSSHDVHMVGKVERHQKDYKRRSSILVIRFYLQNGSSRLNRARKLLIDRSKWHVARIMSITSQLREFQALSSINGIPLLPIILNPINHSFGHHESRKGDLSRLPQPLQRVLKSSYNDCQLQAIGAAIEPLDSKKEYDLSLIQGPPGTGKTRTILAIVSALLAYYLQRRNDMKIPPNGSLKPIHNPFSNLKSRISQSAAIARAWQDAALARQLDEDVEKSSKSVGSCTRGRVLICAQSNAAVDELVSRISSDGLYGSDGAKYKPFLVRVGNAKTVHPNSLPFFIDTLVDHKLAEERINAGDAKSETVLNSSMALRANLEKLVDRIRFYETKRANLRDGNSNSKIMLKGEASKGNDGKEMSDAEIDGKLRKLYAEKKAIYRDLSSAQAKEKKANDEIKALKHKFRRSILREAEIVVTTLSGCGGDLYGVCSESLSSHKFSNPSEHALFDAVVIDEAAQALEPATLIPLQLLKSKGATCIMVGDPKQLPATVLSNVASKYLYQCSMFERLQRAGHPVIMLTEQYRMHPEICRFPSLHFYDRKLVNGDQMSDKSASFHATEGLGPYLFFDVVDGHELHGKNSGGLSLYNESEADAAVEILSFFKKRYPSEFRGGRIGIITPYKSQLSLLRSRFSSAFGPSVTAEMEFNTVDGFQGREVDILVLSTVRAAEACSAATKINSSNIGFVADVRRMNVSLTRARLSLWVLGNARTLQTNYNWAALVRNAKERNLVVSVKKPYEFLFKSAFKKLPALENSSNCSKQLKHDGKIKEPGSHAGSNQKAGDETDERKKRHIGSGARSDLRRAGAEDNLSLSKGSIKTKKRARDEHDVAVKKDPLPVAVASSEGSGSKSMQSAIPGKGGTAEQSRGRGKGTQSPNLTEGKGKFENQTSNIDQSDDGKSVEIELLKPIVSKGLAKSDKHSRKQRKMEALIPSSVRTVQGRDGNDGGRASNQANTPKDAIAKRKQQRDDVDALLSSALISSKKTETSLRSLPVKRPGSPKSRAGGGIKPPKPRKVSSSSSAMEGQSQQHHRKRDKSLSSQEFG